CGTAACCGTCGTACTTGGGGCGTAAACGTTCAGAAGGTCCGCATTCTCGTTGACGGCAAACCAAAACGTGTATACGTAAGCACCCGTGCACTGAAAGCCGGTAAAGTGACTCGCGTATAATCACGCAAAGCTACTATAAATCGGGTAAGCAAAAAGCACCTTGTTCCTTGCAGGTGCTTTTTTGGTATTCAAAAAAGGGATTCTTGAATACGCTCATTAACATGTGAATGGCCGCCGCATGGCGCTTCGCAGGTACGAATTCCAGATAAGCCTGAGCCAAAGCGGCGGTATTCCCTGTTACCTTATCAATCGGATCAGTGCTTTTGAAACGTATTAAGAATCGCCTTTACAAACCCTCCCAAAAACTTCGGCAGTTTGAATGTGTAAAATTTCATAATTCACCCTCCCCATCATGCTCATGCGTCCGCCGTATCCTATGCTTCAGGCCTTCTTTACCTCAAACACGACAAAAAAGGCTACATGAGAAACCTGCTCATGTAACCATATTTATGCGGAACCTTCGATCCCTATTCCACAATGACAAGCCCGAAGATCAGGTCATTTACGTTTGGGCAGGAATATATTGATAGGCAGCGATCATGAAAACACTCAGTAAATAATACAGTATGCCGAAAATGACAAAAGTAACCCGATGTCCCGTACGATCAAATTTGCGGAAATACATAATAACAACGCCTACCCCGATTAATGACGTAATAGCATTAAACGGGGATTGAATAACCGCAAACAAAGCAAGCACAAGTCCCGTCACGAGACTCGCAGCCATCGTCCACAGTGTCTCCTTGAGGGTCATAGATCAGCCTCCGTAGCTACGGCGAATTTCAGTAATCGCGGCAGCACGATCCTCACGTCCAAATACGGCACTCCCAGCAACGAGCACATCTGCTCCAGCTTCCACCACAAGCGGGGCTGTATCGGCAGCAATTCCGCCATCTACTTCGATATGTACATCATGGCGTCCCTTTTCGTTCAACCAGGTACGAATCTGCTTGATTTTGTTCATGGTACCCGAGATGAAAGCCTGTCCACCAAAGCCAGGATTGACCGTCATAACAAGAACCATGTCCACATCATCCAGAACTTCGAGAATGGCAGACGCTGGCGTTCCTGGATTAAGGGCAACTCCTGCCTTCACTCCTTGCTCCTTAATTAAATGAATAACGCGGTGCAAATGCACACAAGCCTCAGCATGAACGGTAATTACCGCTGCACCCGCTTTGGCAAATTCCTCAACATAACGCTCCGGATTCTCAATCATCAAATGCACATCGAGCGGTAAGCTTGTATGTGGAGCGATTGCTTTCACAATCGCAGGTCCAAGCGTAATATTAGGGACGAAATGACCGTCCATAACGTCAACATGAATCCAGTCTCCTCCTGCAGCTTGGGCTTCTGCAACTTCCGCACCAAGGCGGGCAAAGTCAGCTGATAATATCGATGGGGCAATTTTAATCATGTTAATACCTCCGCTTCTTATCTTTCATTTCGGTCAGGAACAGCACATAGTGCTGATATCGGCTTTCGGAGATCAGACCTTCCTCCTTCGCCGCAAGCACACGACAGCCTGGTTCATGTGTATGGGTACAACCTCGGAATTTGCACTGATCTGCAAACTGGGCGAATTCGCGGAAACAAGTGGAGAGTTCCTCCACACCGATCTCCAGAAAGTCCAGTTGGCTGAATCCTGGCGTATCCGCAACAAATCCACCATTATCCAACGGAATAAGTTCCACGTGCCTAGTGGTGTGTTTCCCTCGTCCTAGTCGCATGCTGATTGCATTTGTCTCCAGCGTCAGGCCCGGCATCAATGCATTTAACATCGAAGACTTGCCTACACCGGATTGTCCGGAGAATACGCTGATCTTACCAGCCAGACGATCTCTGAGCAATTCACTTCCTTCACCGGTACGTGAACTTGTGGAGATCACTTCATAACCAACCTGTTCATACAATGCTTTCACTTCAGCAACAGTGTCTTTGGATGGATCAGCCAAATCCAGTTTGGTCAACACAATGAGTGCATCCAGCCCCGCCTGCTCGATGTGAACAAGGAACTTGTCCAACAGGTTCAGGTTCATATCCGGTTCCTTCACAGAGAACACGAGAACAGCCAAACTTACATTCGCTACAGGAGGACGGATAAGTTCCGTCTCACGCTTCCGAATTTCATCAACCGTTCCTTCTCCGTTCTCAGTCAACATGTAGCTGACGCGATCACCTACAAGCGGTGACGTTCCCCGCTTTCTGAAGATACCTCTGGCTCGACATTGAACGGCGGAACCTTCAACCGAAGGAACCCCGTTGTCTTCCACTGGCATGACATAATAGTAACCGCTTAGCGCTTTAACGATGATACCTTCTGGCATAGCTCCGACGCCCTCCTTTAGATGGTGGTACATTTACTCCAGACGCCAGCATAAGCCGCCCTTATGGACGGCTTGATGCGTTAACGACTTCCTTTTTCTTCTCTTTTTCCTTGCCGTGCCCCTTACCATTATTCATGGCAGAAGTGTCCTCATCTACGCTGTCACCCTCACCGTCTGCCGGTGTGGACTCAGGTTCACCTTCCTGATTGGGATCAACACTTCCCTCATCAACGCTACCTTCACCTGGATCAGGCTCATTTTCTGGCGGCGTCTCCGTGGTTTGTTCCGGGTCAATGGAAGGTACATTCACTGTTCCGTTTTTGGCTTCACTGTAGGAGACAAGATACGTATCCAGGAACTGCCCATCACGATATACAGACACAGCCCCATTTTCATTTGGAGCTAGCACAAGTGGAATGGTCAAGGTTTGGGTTGAGTTCACAGTGCGGGTTCCCCATTCCTGATTCTTGCCACGTGCGTCTTCATACGTGATACGGATTTTACTGTTTTTGCCCTCTTCTTTGGGTGAAACATTGATATTAAAAGGATATTCCAGCGCTTCGGGCGGATACCCTGTACTGATAAAGATTGTAATCTTATCACCAGGACTCACCTCTGTGCCCGCTTCCACAGGCCATTGCTGCGTCACTTTGCCCTGGTCCACCGTATAACTTGATTCTTCCTGTACCTGAGCAAGCACAAGTCCAGCAGATTTCAGTTTTTCTTCGGCTTCACTGCGGGTAAGATTTTTCAGATCAGGCATTTTGACCGTTTCAGTACCTTTGCTTACGGTCAACTCAATCTGAACTATAGCAGGATCAAATTCCTCATTCACACCCGGTGTCTGGGAAATAACAGAACCTGAAGCCACATCATTGGAGAACTCTTCTTTCCGCTGAATCTGATCTTCCTTAATACCAAGCGCAGTCAGCTTCTTGACAGCCTCATCATAAGTTACTTGTTTGACATCAATCATCTTCAAAAGTTCTTTTTCTGCACCAACACTGATCTGGACCTCGGATCCTTCTTTGACAACATCGCCTTCTTTTCTGCTCTGTTCATAGACGATACCGGGTTCGACACCTTCCTGGTACAGACGGATGACCTCATCACTGACGACGAGTCCTTTCTCCTCAAGCATTTCCCGAGCTTTTTCTTCTGTCTGGGTGATCACGTTAGGCACGGTTACTTCAGGTACAACCAGCATACCCTTGACATACCATACAACGCCCACCATGGCGATTAGAATAAGAACGGTTAATGAAATGAGTAGTGCTGGCTTCTTCCAGCTCTTGGATTTTGCCTTACCCTTGCCAGTTTCTTCGTTAGACTCCATCACTGGCACCGCACCCGTGGATGTAACTCCACGCGGTTCAGGCTTGATCGCTGGCATTACGCGAGTCTGGTCTATATCATCCTCATCCGGAAAATCAATCTTCGTTTCATTACGTCTCTCCGGCATCAGGCAAGTTTCCAGATCGGTCTGCATTTCTTTGGCCGACTGATAACGTTCCTGCGGATTTTTACGCATGGATTTTAAGATGACATTTTCCACACTTTGCGGAATCAATGGATTGAATTTGCGTGGTTCATCGAACTCTTCCTGCAAATGCTTCAATGCCACACTGATTGGACTTTCACCCAGAAACGGAAGTTGCCCGGTAAGCATTTGGTAAAGTACGATCCCAAGAGAATATAAGTCCGATTTTTCACCAGTAACGATGCCTTTGGCATGCTCCGGTGAGAAATAATGTACAGAACCAACTACGGAACCCGTCTGCGTAATCGTTGTAGATGTAACCGCACGGGCAATCCCGAAATCCGTTACTTTCACACGGCCATTCCGGCCAATTAATATATTGTGGGGTTTGATATCCCGATGAATGATTTGATTATGATGTGCATGATCAAGAGCATCTGCAATCTGGGAAGCGATTCGCACCGATTCGTCCACCTGCAGAGGGGCGCGTTCTTTAATAATTTCATTCAAGTTTTTGCCTTCCACGTACTCCATGACAATATAATGAACGTCATCTTCCTGCCCCACGTCATAAATGCTAACTACATTCGGATGAGACAGCGATGCTGCCGACTGTGCTTCCCTGCGGAAACGGCGAATAAACTCTTCGTCATGCACAAACTGTTGTCTAAGGACTTTGATCGCTACATTCCGGTTCAACAGAAGATCCTGGGCTTTGTACACAAGAGCCATGCCGCCACCGCCGACACGCTCAATCACTTCATAGCGTCCGCCTAGCTGGTGCCCAATCATGACTCACACCCCGTTTCCGTATCCACGGAACCTTCCCTCTGCAACTCGAACAATGCAACCGTGATGTTGTCGTCTCCCCCAGCAAGTAAAGCCAACTGAAGCAGTCGGTCTGCACGATCTTCCAATGCCAGTTCCAGATTGCCAGCAACCTGAATAATCTGCTCATTGCTGACCAGGTTACTGAGACCATCACTGCACAGGAGAAGAACTTCGCCTTCCTCCAGCTTGACGGTATCCAGATCTACCTTCACCTCGGCATCTGTTCCAAGCGCACGAGTTAGTACGTTGCGACGTGGATGATGGGACACATCCTCTTTGCTAATCTGACCATTTTTGAACAATTCATTCACCAGTGTATGGTCCTCGGTTAGCTGGATCACAGCTTTGTTCGCAATTTTGTAGGCTCTGCTATCACCGATGTGTCCAATAACACCTTCCGTATCGTTCAATAAAGCCGCAACCACCGTTGTTCCCATGTTGTGATACTTGTCATCTGTTGATGCCGTGCGGAAGATAACTTCGTTGGCATGCAAAATAGCATCGCTGAGAGCCGCAGACAGAGACGCATGTGACAGACCTGGTTCCAGTGTTCCCAGATCTTTCACCAACGTCTCTACTGCCAAGCGGCTTGCCGTATCCCCTGCAAGATGTCCACCCATGCCATCGGCAACAATACCCAGAATATATCCTGTATCGAGATTACGAATCCAGGCTGAATCTTCATTCACCGAACGCACTCGTCCGATATGGCTCACATGAACTGTTTTGATCAAAACGTTCTCACCTCAACTCCATATGCTTTGCACGAAGCTGACCGCAAGCGGCAGCAATATCATGTCCCTGTTCACGACGAATGGTTACATTAACACCCTGTTCCGAGAGAATCTTCTGAAAATTGAAAATGTCGCTTCTCGATGTTCTTACGTATTTGCGTTCAGGTACATGGTTAACCGGAATCAGATTCACGTGGCACAACATGTTCTTAAGCACACTTGCCAGTTCTGCTGCATGCTCTGGCTGGTCGTTTACCCCACCAATAAGTGCATACTCGAACGTAATTCTCCGACCTGTTTTGGCCAAATAATAACGAAGGGACTCCATCACATCTTCAAAAGGAAAACGCCGGTTAACCGGCATCAATTTCGAACGCAACGCATCATTTGGTGCATGGATCGAAATGGCGAGGTTAATCTGTGTATCTTCATCTGCAAACTTGTAGATGTTCGGAACGATTCCGCTCGTGGATACCGTGATGTGACGCTGACCGATGTTCAGCCCTTTTTCATGAATCATAATGCGCAGGAAAGTCATCGTAGCTTCATAGTTTTCGAAAGGTTCACCCGAACCCATGATCACGATGCTGCTGACACGCTCGCCTCGTTCATCCAGAATTTTCTGAGCCTGCACAACCTGGGCAACAATCTCCCCAGCCGTAAGGTTACGCTTGAGACCACCCAAGGTGG
This Paenibacillus xylanexedens DNA region includes the following protein-coding sequences:
- the rsgA gene encoding ribosome small subunit-dependent GTPase A, with protein sequence MPEGIIVKALSGYYYVMPVEDNGVPSVEGSAVQCRARGIFRKRGTSPLVGDRVSYMLTENGEGTVDEIRKRETELIRPPVANVSLAVLVFSVKEPDMNLNLLDKFLVHIEQAGLDALIVLTKLDLADPSKDTVAEVKALYEQVGYEVISTSSRTGEGSELLRDRLAGKISVFSGQSGVGKSSMLNALMPGLTLETNAISMRLGRGKHTTRHVELIPLDNGGFVADTPGFSQLDFLEIGVEELSTCFREFAQFADQCKFRGCTHTHEPGCRVLAAKEEGLISESRYQHYVLFLTEMKDKKRRY
- the pknB gene encoding Stk1 family PASTA domain-containing Ser/Thr kinase yields the protein MIGHQLGGRYEVIERVGGGGMALVYKAQDLLLNRNVAIKVLRQQFVHDEEFIRRFRREAQSAASLSHPNVVSIYDVGQEDDVHYIVMEYVEGKNLNEIIKERAPLQVDESVRIASQIADALDHAHHNQIIHRDIKPHNILIGRNGRVKVTDFGIARAVTSTTITQTGSVVGSVHYFSPEHAKGIVTGEKSDLYSLGIVLYQMLTGQLPFLGESPISVALKHLQEEFDEPRKFNPLIPQSVENVILKSMRKNPQERYQSAKEMQTDLETCLMPERRNETKIDFPDEDDIDQTRVMPAIKPEPRGVTSTGAVPVMESNEETGKGKAKSKSWKKPALLISLTVLILIAMVGVVWYVKGMLVVPEVTVPNVITQTEEKAREMLEEKGLVVSDEVIRLYQEGVEPGIVYEQSRKEGDVVKEGSEVQISVGAEKELLKMIDVKQVTYDEAVKKLTALGIKEDQIQRKEEFSNDVASGSVISQTPGVNEEFDPAIVQIELTVSKGTETVKMPDLKNLTRSEAEEKLKSAGLVLAQVQEESSYTVDQGKVTQQWPVEAGTEVSPGDKITIFISTGYPPEALEYPFNINVSPKEEGKNSKIRITYEDARGKNQEWGTRTVNSTQTLTIPLVLAPNENGAVSVYRDGQFLDTYLVSYSEAKNGTVNVPSIDPEQTTETPPENEPDPGEGSVDEGSVDPNQEGEPESTPADGEGDSVDEDTSAMNNGKGHGKEKEKKKEVVNASSRP
- the rpe gene encoding ribulose-phosphate 3-epimerase, which translates into the protein MIKIAPSILSADFARLGAEVAEAQAAGGDWIHVDVMDGHFVPNITLGPAIVKAIAPHTSLPLDVHLMIENPERYVEEFAKAGAAVITVHAEACVHLHRVIHLIKEQGVKAGVALNPGTPASAILEVLDDVDMVLVMTVNPGFGGQAFISGTMNKIKQIRTWLNEKGRHDVHIEVDGGIAADTAPLVVEAGADVLVAGSAVFGREDRAAAITEIRRSYGG
- the rpmB gene encoding 50S ribosomal protein L28; amino-acid sequence: MSRKCYVTGKKPGTGNHVSHANNRNRRTWGVNVQKVRILVDGKPKRVYVSTRALKAGKVTRV
- the spoVM gene encoding stage V sporulation protein SpoVM, yielding MKFYTFKLPKFLGGFVKAILNTFQKH
- the rlmN gene encoding 23S rRNA (adenine(2503)-C(2))-methyltransferase RlmN; protein product: MKPFIYDYSLEQLQQWAVENGEPAFRGGQIFDWIYVKRVNDFSEMTNLSKPLREKLTEQFEFVTLKEITKFESKDGTVKFLFGLHDDHAIETVIMKHNYGNSICVTTQVGCRIGCTFCASTLGGLKRNLTAGEIVAQVVQAQKILDERGERVSSIVIMGSGEPFENYEATMTFLRIMIHEKGLNIGQRHITVSTSGIVPNIYKFADEDTQINLAISIHAPNDALRSKLMPVNRRFPFEDVMESLRYYLAKTGRRITFEYALIGGVNDQPEHAAELASVLKNMLCHVNLIPVNHVPERKYVRTSRSDIFNFQKILSEQGVNVTIRREQGHDIAAACGQLRAKHMELR
- a CDS encoding Stp1/IreP family PP2C-type Ser/Thr phosphatase, which encodes MIKTVHVSHIGRVRSVNEDSAWIRNLDTGYILGIVADGMGGHLAGDTASRLAVETLVKDLGTLEPGLSHASLSAALSDAILHANEVIFRTASTDDKYHNMGTTVVAALLNDTEGVIGHIGDSRAYKIANKAVIQLTEDHTLVNELFKNGQISKEDVSHHPRRNVLTRALGTDAEVKVDLDTVKLEEGEVLLLCSDGLSNLVSNEQIIQVAGNLELALEDRADRLLQLALLAGGDDNITVALFELQREGSVDTETGCES